The proteins below come from a single Pseudarthrobacter sp. SSS035 genomic window:
- a CDS encoding ester cyclase, producing the protein MSADAIAKSVEALNSHDAKAFAAFYAADAVVHDPSYPQPLKGRDAIEQDMVDLLRAFPDVSLTVGPVLQDGETFAAEYTLRGTHQGPLASPGGEIPATGKSIINNAGVFSTFNADGEVTEESRYYDVAGLMAQLGVTPAT; encoded by the coding sequence ATGAGCGCGGACGCAATTGCCAAGTCAGTAGAAGCCCTTAACTCTCACGATGCGAAGGCCTTTGCGGCATTCTATGCCGCGGACGCGGTTGTCCACGACCCGAGCTACCCGCAGCCGCTGAAGGGGCGGGACGCTATTGAGCAGGACATGGTGGACCTCCTGCGGGCCTTCCCGGATGTCAGTCTCACCGTGGGGCCCGTGCTCCAGGATGGCGAGACGTTCGCAGCCGAGTACACTCTGCGCGGAACGCACCAGGGACCGTTGGCATCGCCCGGCGGCGAGATTCCCGCCACCGGAAAATCCATAATCAATAACGCCGGCGTCTTCTCGACGTTCAATGCTGACGGGGAAGTCACGGAGGAAAGCCGCTACTACGATGTAGCCGGCCTCATGGCGCAGCTTGGGGTGACCCCGGCAACCTGA
- a CDS encoding LuxR C-terminal-related transcriptional regulator produces MTLEEVTARGYAALEAGRWADARAAFEEVLSGTGSSGALAGLGDALFFLGELSESVRCRERAYAASRRAGNVPEAIDSAVWLCLVYGMSLGNEAAARGWLARAESMSGPDDGLSLAWVDYCGALLATDAHRCRDLIERALATSHELGDPDLGVCALAERGVVLVKEGEVQAGLRCVDEAMASALGGDGTTFYTVVMASCSMLTVCDLLSDLGRATQWSLAADDYMRTYGCPYLYAQCRMVHGRVLLLTGHWAEAEAELQRAAASTRDVFPGMFHRAIASLAELRVRQGHFDEARALIERIGAPVETSLVAAGLALGSNEPVAAVALAERWLRSENEGTGEVVPTLHAGGHRTSLETAGARSLLVEAQLAAGKSAAAAVAAEHLGDLDASAGGVRLVSAHAALARGRVAAAEGRLEPATLYFEDALKWFGHLELPLEAARTRLELARLLAQGQPTLAISEARAALSALDKLGASHDADTAAALLRSWGAGGRSVPREAGILTRREHEILGLLVEGYSNPEIAVQLFISHKTVAHHVSSVLEKLGLRNRAEAAAYAARRGPN; encoded by the coding sequence GTGACGCTGGAGGAAGTGACAGCGAGGGGCTACGCGGCACTGGAAGCGGGGCGGTGGGCGGATGCGCGCGCCGCCTTTGAGGAGGTCCTCTCAGGCACCGGATCGTCGGGCGCGCTCGCAGGCCTGGGCGACGCCCTCTTTTTCCTCGGTGAGCTCAGTGAAAGCGTCCGCTGCCGTGAACGCGCCTACGCCGCCAGCCGCCGCGCGGGCAATGTTCCGGAGGCCATCGACTCCGCTGTGTGGCTGTGCCTCGTCTATGGAATGTCCCTCGGCAACGAGGCGGCGGCGCGGGGCTGGCTTGCCCGCGCGGAGAGCATGTCCGGGCCGGACGACGGACTGTCCCTTGCGTGGGTTGATTACTGTGGGGCGCTGCTGGCTACGGATGCCCATCGCTGCCGCGACCTGATCGAGCGCGCGCTGGCCACGTCGCATGAATTGGGCGACCCGGACCTCGGCGTCTGTGCCCTGGCCGAGCGTGGCGTTGTCCTGGTCAAGGAGGGAGAAGTCCAAGCCGGGCTTCGGTGTGTTGACGAGGCCATGGCCAGCGCCCTGGGTGGCGACGGAACGACGTTCTACACGGTGGTCATGGCGAGTTGCTCGATGCTGACGGTCTGCGACCTGCTCAGCGACCTCGGACGGGCTACCCAGTGGTCGCTGGCGGCAGATGACTATATGAGGACCTACGGCTGTCCATACTTATACGCTCAGTGCCGCATGGTCCACGGGCGGGTGCTCCTGCTGACGGGTCATTGGGCCGAAGCCGAGGCCGAGCTGCAGCGGGCGGCGGCGAGTACAAGGGACGTCTTCCCCGGCATGTTCCACAGGGCCATCGCGAGCCTCGCCGAGCTCCGTGTGCGCCAAGGGCACTTCGACGAGGCCAGGGCCTTGATCGAGAGGATCGGCGCTCCGGTCGAGACCAGCCTGGTGGCGGCGGGCCTGGCCCTCGGAAGCAACGAACCCGTGGCGGCCGTGGCCCTGGCAGAGCGTTGGCTTCGTTCAGAAAATGAGGGTACCGGCGAGGTCGTTCCTACATTGCACGCCGGTGGGCACCGGACCTCCCTGGAAACAGCGGGCGCACGCAGCCTTCTGGTGGAGGCACAGCTGGCAGCAGGAAAATCCGCTGCCGCTGCAGTGGCCGCCGAGCACCTTGGCGACCTTGACGCCAGCGCCGGAGGAGTCCGCTTGGTGTCCGCGCATGCTGCCCTGGCTAGGGGCAGGGTTGCAGCCGCCGAGGGCCGGCTGGAGCCTGCCACGTTGTATTTTGAGGACGCCCTCAAGTGGTTCGGCCACTTGGAACTTCCGCTGGAAGCCGCGCGCACGCGACTGGAACTTGCGCGTCTTTTAGCCCAAGGCCAGCCCACGCTCGCCATCTCCGAAGCCCGCGCTGCACTGTCAGCGCTGGACAAGCTGGGGGCGTCCCACGATGCCGATACGGCAGCGGCACTGCTGCGATCGTGGGGCGCCGGGGGCCGGTCCGTTCCCCGCGAGGCAGGCATTCTCACCCGGCGAGAGCATGAAATCCTGGGGCTGCTGGTGGAGGGCTATTCAAATCCTGAAATTGCGGTGCAGCTGTTCATCAGCCACAAAACAGTGGCCCACCATGTAAGCAGCGTGCTAGAGAAGCTCGGCCTTCGCAACCGTGCTGAAGCCGCTGCTTACGCCGCCCGCAGGGGCCCTAATTGA
- a CDS encoding ABC transporter permease — MAVQSTEVLEKPGLIQILHDTRFVFWREMLLPLRDPFSLVFSLLQPLVFLGLFGPLLGAAVGAPAFGGQSTLQWFLPGVVVMIALFGTSMTGSNLQYELMTGSYERILATPLSRSSLMIGRALKEWAPLVVQGLLIALVCIPFGFVFYPLHVLFGLVILGIFGIGLGALSYALALVSQNKEWIFWGVQQTLLFPLMILSGIMLPIEAGPDWMKTASLFNPLTYLVNAERELFAGGVGTDTLLGLLAASVTAAVGLVVGVRTINRNIN, encoded by the coding sequence ATGGCTGTGCAAAGCACCGAGGTCCTGGAAAAGCCGGGCCTGATCCAGATCCTGCATGACACCAGATTCGTCTTCTGGCGCGAGATGCTGCTGCCCCTGCGGGACCCCTTCTCGCTGGTCTTTTCGCTGCTCCAGCCGCTCGTGTTCCTGGGCCTTTTCGGACCCTTGCTCGGGGCGGCCGTGGGCGCACCGGCATTCGGCGGCCAGTCCACGCTGCAGTGGTTCCTGCCCGGCGTCGTGGTCATGATTGCCCTGTTCGGCACGTCCATGACCGGCTCCAACCTGCAGTACGAACTGATGACCGGTTCCTATGAGCGGATACTGGCCACGCCGCTCTCCCGCTCGTCGCTGATGATCGGGCGGGCGCTGAAGGAGTGGGCGCCGCTGGTGGTGCAGGGCCTGCTGATCGCCCTGGTCTGCATCCCGTTCGGCTTTGTCTTCTATCCGCTGCACGTACTGTTCGGCCTGGTCATCCTGGGCATTTTCGGCATCGGACTCGGCGCCCTCTCCTACGCGCTGGCCCTGGTATCGCAGAACAAGGAGTGGATCTTCTGGGGTGTGCAGCAGACGCTGCTCTTCCCGCTGATGATCCTGTCCGGCATCATGCTGCCCATCGAGGCCGGGCCGGACTGGATGAAGACCGCCAGCCTCTTCAATCCCCTGACTTACCTGGTCAACGCCGAGCGGGAACTGTTTGCCGGCGGCGTCGGGACCGACACGCTCCTGGGCCTCCTCGCCGCATCGGTGACAGCCGCCGTCGGGCTCGTTGTGGGTGTGCGGACCATCAACCGCAACATCAATTAG
- a CDS encoding ATP-binding cassette domain-containing protein — protein MIHTDKLTKTFTVKKETVEAVKGVDIDVAPGELVAFLGPNGAGKSTTLRMLTTLLRPTSGTATVAGVDVAADPAGVRARIGYIGQGNGGGHSFRVIDELVMQGRFYGMNSTDAAARAQELLKSLDLADLAKRTVIKLSGGQRRRMDVALGLMHSPRLLFLDEPSTGMDPQNRANLWEHIMRMRAEHGTTIVLTTHYMDEADLMSERVIVIDHGQIIADDTAARLKANLAGDLLAVEVAADSAAGVRGLLARAAAGGEVNENLYDGVVRFRLRLTEGARLAPALLQEMNDAGAPAQSLELKPPTLDDVFLELTGRNLREGANR, from the coding sequence ATGATCCACACTGACAAGCTAACCAAGACATTCACCGTCAAGAAGGAAACGGTAGAAGCCGTCAAGGGAGTCGACATCGATGTTGCCCCGGGCGAGCTTGTGGCGTTCCTTGGCCCGAACGGCGCGGGCAAATCCACCACGCTCCGCATGCTCACCACGCTGCTCCGGCCCACGTCCGGCACGGCAACTGTCGCGGGTGTGGACGTCGCCGCGGATCCGGCCGGGGTACGCGCCCGGATCGGCTATATCGGCCAGGGCAACGGCGGCGGCCACAGCTTCCGGGTCATCGACGAACTCGTGATGCAGGGCCGCTTCTACGGTATGAACTCCACGGATGCCGCCGCCCGGGCGCAGGAGCTGCTGAAATCCCTGGACCTGGCCGACCTCGCCAAGCGCACCGTCATCAAACTGTCCGGCGGGCAGCGGCGGCGGATGGACGTGGCCCTCGGGCTGATGCACTCCCCGCGGCTGCTGTTCCTCGATGAACCGTCCACCGGCATGGACCCGCAGAACCGGGCCAACCTCTGGGAGCACATCATGCGGATGCGCGCCGAGCATGGCACCACCATCGTCCTGACCACGCACTACATGGACGAGGCCGATTTGATGTCCGAGCGAGTGATTGTGATTGACCACGGGCAGATCATCGCCGATGACACAGCCGCCCGGCTGAAGGCCAACCTGGCCGGTGACCTGCTCGCCGTCGAGGTTGCGGCGGATTCCGCCGCGGGCGTGCGCGGGCTGCTGGCGCGGGCCGCCGCGGGCGGTGAGGTCAACGAAAACTTGTACGACGGCGTGGTCCGCTTCCGCCTCCGGCTCACCGAAGGCGCACGGCTGGCACCGGCGCTGTTGCAAGAAATGAACGACGCCGGCGCTCCCGCCCAGTCCCTGGAGCTGAAACCGCCCACCCTGGACGATGTGTTCCTGGAGCTGACCGGCCGCAATCTGCGGGAAGGAGCAAACCGCTGA
- a CDS encoding DNA-3-methyladenine glycosylase gives MTILDAPARLAAAADASLRWHPDGPYSLHQTLGTLLRGTGDPSFSFRPDGLWTAFTTPEGPVTLRLTAAADGAVDAQAWGPGSAAGLAGVPRLLGAGDDWSAFDEPDFHATLPRMVRDARRRNLTVRLPSTGRVVDCLVPTILEQKVTVIEARRGYRYLMYRFGPPAPAAGTAAPDGLRLQPTPEQWLRIPSWEWHQAGVGPQRSATVMRALRSAVALERLAALPSAEAAAKLQVIPGIGVWTAAEVVQRTHGCPDSIAVGDYHLAAYVGAALTGRRTDDAGMLALLEPWTGHRQRVVRMIGLSGFRKPTFGPRMTIQDHRRH, from the coding sequence ATGACCATCCTTGACGCTCCGGCCCGGCTTGCCGCCGCCGCGGATGCGTCCCTGCGCTGGCATCCGGACGGCCCGTACAGCCTGCACCAGACGCTGGGAACGCTTCTGCGGGGTACCGGAGATCCGTCGTTTTCGTTCCGGCCTGACGGGTTATGGACGGCGTTTACGACGCCGGAGGGCCCGGTCACGCTGCGCCTCACCGCTGCCGCGGATGGGGCTGTTGACGCCCAGGCCTGGGGTCCCGGTTCCGCCGCCGGACTCGCCGGCGTGCCCCGGCTCCTGGGCGCCGGGGACGACTGGTCGGCCTTTGACGAACCGGACTTCCACGCCACGCTCCCCCGGATGGTCCGTGACGCCCGACGCCGGAACCTGACTGTCCGGCTGCCCTCCACCGGGCGGGTGGTTGATTGCCTCGTGCCCACCATCCTCGAGCAGAAGGTCACCGTTATTGAGGCCCGCCGCGGCTACCGGTACCTGATGTACCGGTTCGGCCCGCCGGCTCCGGCGGCCGGAACCGCGGCGCCGGACGGGCTCCGCCTCCAGCCTACGCCTGAGCAGTGGCTGCGCATCCCCTCGTGGGAATGGCACCAGGCCGGCGTTGGACCACAGCGTTCGGCGACCGTCATGCGGGCGCTGCGATCCGCCGTCGCGCTTGAACGGCTGGCCGCCCTGCCGTCCGCGGAGGCGGCAGCAAAACTGCAGGTGATTCCCGGTATCGGGGTGTGGACCGCGGCCGAAGTGGTGCAGCGGACCCACGGCTGCCCGGACTCCATCGCGGTGGGCGACTACCACCTCGCCGCCTATGTGGGCGCCGCGCTGACCGGCCGCCGGACCGACGACGCCGGCATGCTGGCCTTGCTTGAGCCATGGACCGGGCACCGGCAGCGGGTGGTCCGGATGATCGGGCTGAGCGGCTTCCGCAAACCGACGTTTGGGCCGCGGATGACCATCCAGGACCACCGCCGGCACTGA
- a CDS encoding VOC family protein, whose product MAGVVHFEIPSDDKERANTFYQSAFGWTLTPMQEMDYTIAITTPSDEQTGMPSAPGAINGALTPRTDNLKTPVITIDVEDVDAALAQVESAGGTVAQAKDAVPGMGYYAYFKDTEGNTLGLWHTDSSAGS is encoded by the coding sequence GTGGCTGGAGTTGTGCATTTCGAGATCCCCTCCGATGACAAGGAACGCGCCAACACTTTTTACCAAAGTGCGTTTGGCTGGACCCTGACCCCCATGCAGGAGATGGACTACACCATCGCCATCACCACGCCGTCGGACGAGCAGACAGGCATGCCAAGCGCGCCCGGGGCCATCAACGGGGCCCTGACCCCGCGCACGGACAACCTCAAGACCCCCGTCATCACCATCGATGTGGAGGACGTTGACGCCGCCTTGGCGCAGGTCGAATCCGCCGGCGGTACCGTCGCCCAGGCAAAGGACGCCGTTCCGGGCATGGGCTACTACGCCTATTTCAAGGACACCGAAGGCAACACCCTGGGCCTCTGGCACACAGATTCCTCGGCAGGGAGCTGA
- a CDS encoding cystathionine beta-synthase produces MKYAQSVLDLIGNTPLIKLNHVTEGLKATVLVKLEYINPGGSIKDRIAVKMIEEAERTGKLLPGGTIVEPTSGNTGVGLALVAQQKGYKCIFVVPDKVGEDKRAVLQAYGAEVVVTPTSVAPDSPQSYYSVSDRLVTEIPGAYKPDQFSNPAAPGSHYETTGPEIWQDTDGTVTHCVIGAGTGGTITGTGRFLKEISADRPEADGGRVKVIGADPEGSVYSGGTGRPYFVEGVGEDMWPANYDKSVPDDVIAVTDADSFAMTRRLAREEGLLVGGSSGMAVVAALQTARDLPESAVVVVILPDSGRGYLAKIFNDQWMRSYGFLSGGEEASVGEVIKSKTGELPDLVHIHPNETVRDVINIMNEFGVSHIPVLSQEPPVVMGEVLGAVDERTLTSKLFRGEAKLTDKISEHMGPRMPVIGSLETISAARELLSDVDTVMVTFVGAPVGILTRHDLLAYLSN; encoded by the coding sequence ATGAAGTACGCGCAGTCCGTCCTGGACCTCATCGGAAACACGCCGCTCATCAAGCTCAACCACGTGACGGAAGGCCTCAAAGCCACTGTCCTGGTGAAGCTGGAATACATCAATCCCGGCGGTTCCATCAAAGACCGCATCGCGGTGAAAATGATCGAAGAGGCCGAACGGACCGGCAAGCTCCTGCCCGGCGGGACCATCGTTGAGCCGACGTCAGGCAACACCGGCGTGGGCCTGGCGCTCGTGGCCCAGCAAAAGGGCTACAAGTGTATTTTTGTGGTGCCGGACAAGGTTGGCGAGGACAAGCGCGCCGTGCTTCAGGCTTATGGCGCCGAAGTCGTCGTCACGCCCACGTCCGTGGCCCCGGACAGCCCGCAGAGCTACTACAGCGTTTCGGACCGCCTGGTGACGGAAATTCCGGGCGCCTACAAGCCTGACCAGTTCTCCAACCCGGCCGCCCCCGGCAGCCACTACGAGACCACCGGGCCGGAAATCTGGCAGGACACCGACGGCACCGTGACGCACTGCGTGATCGGCGCCGGCACCGGCGGCACCATCACCGGCACCGGCCGTTTCCTCAAGGAGATCTCGGCGGACCGTCCGGAGGCCGACGGCGGCCGGGTCAAGGTGATCGGGGCGGACCCCGAAGGTTCGGTCTACTCCGGCGGCACCGGGCGCCCGTACTTCGTCGAGGGCGTGGGCGAGGACATGTGGCCGGCGAACTACGACAAATCCGTCCCGGACGACGTCATTGCCGTCACCGACGCCGATTCCTTCGCCATGACCCGGCGGTTGGCCCGCGAGGAAGGGCTGCTGGTGGGCGGCTCGTCCGGCATGGCGGTGGTGGCTGCGCTGCAGACCGCCCGCGACCTCCCGGAAAGCGCCGTGGTGGTGGTCATCCTCCCGGACTCCGGCCGCGGCTACCTCGCCAAGATCTTCAACGACCAGTGGATGCGTTCCTACGGCTTCCTCTCCGGCGGCGAGGAAGCGTCCGTGGGCGAGGTCATCAAGTCCAAGACCGGCGAGCTGCCGGACCTGGTCCACATCCACCCCAACGAGACCGTCCGCGACGTCATCAACATCATGAACGAGTTCGGCGTCAGCCACATCCCGGTCCTCTCGCAGGAACCGCCGGTGGTGATGGGCGAGGTCCTCGGCGCCGTGGACGAGCGCACGTTGACCTCCAAGCTGTTCCGCGGCGAGGCCAAGCTGACGGACAAGATCTCCGAGCACATGGGCCCCCGCATGCCGGTCATCGGCTCGCTGGAAACCATCTCCGCAGCCCGCGAGCTGCTCTCCGACGTGGACACCGTAATGGTGACGTTCGTCGGCGCCCCCGTGGGAATCCTCACCCGCCACGACCTCCTCGCCTACCTCAGCAACTAA